The Aphelocoma coerulescens isolate FSJ_1873_10779 chromosome 14, UR_Acoe_1.0, whole genome shotgun sequence genome has a window encoding:
- the SCNN1B gene encoding amiloride-sensitive sodium channel subunit beta isoform X1, whose protein sequence is MNLKKYLVRALHRLQKGPGYTYKELLVWYCDNTNTHGPKRIIKEGPKKKLIWFFLTLLFASLVFWQWGILINTYLSYNVTSSLSIGFKTMKFPAVTVCNANPFKYSEVKHLLKELDRLIEAALERILQPTPGNGSENISPPLDLELWNQIPLVLIDEHDKDNPIILDIFETNQTAGGNETAMGKETSVSNDTAWGYQGSVGNKTTGNETTAPPTPANTTSEEKKYKLAVKLCSHQGSDNCTYRNFTSAAQAVTEWYILQSTSILSKVPLQERIRMGYQAEDMILACLYGAEPCNYKNFTQIYHPDHGNCYIFNWGMDEEALNSSNPGAEFGLKLILDISQQDYIPYLSSAAGARLMLHQQKSFPFLKDQGIYAMAGTETSIGVLVDELERMGYPYSDCTMNGSDVPVKNLYSQYNTSYSIQACLRSCFQNHMVEICGCGHYMFPLPEGVSYCNNEDNPGWAYCYSSLRSSIKQRQICIDSCKETCNDTQYKMTISMADWPSEASEDWIFHILSYERDMSTNVTLDRNGIIKLNIYFQEYNYRTISESAATTIVWLLSSLGGQFGFWMGGSVLCLIEFGEIIIDSLWITIINVIGWCKGLKQRRAQAQYPDAPPTVSELVEAHTNLGFQHEATGALPRDEALPPEPGTPPPNYDSLRMQPLDVLGPDSDAETDTLGCRDGAQRVLQLCHTMDQSLAMGPKLLLTSEAAEFPSPNYNGNSKN, encoded by the exons ATGAACCTGAAGAAGTACCTGGTCCGGGCGCTGCATCGCCTGCAGAAGGGCCCTGGTTACACCtacaaggagctgctggtctGGTACTGCGACAACACCAACACCCACGGCCCCAAGCGCATCATCAAGGAGGGGCCGAAGAAGAAATTAATCTGGTTCTTCCTAACATTGCTCTTTGCATCCCTGGTGTTCTGGCAGTGGGGAATCCTCATCAACACCTACCTCTCCTACAATGTCACCTCGTCTCTCTCCATTGGCTTTAAGACCATGAAGTTCCCTGCAGTCACTGTCTGCAATGCCAACCCTTTCAA GTACTCAGAGGTgaagcacctgctgaaagagctggacAGGCTCATTGAGGCGGCGCTGGAGAGGATCCTGCAGCCCACGCCAGGGAACGGCAGTGAGAACATATCCCCCCCACTCGACTTGGAGCTCTGGAACCAGATCCCCCTGGTCCTCATTGATGAGCATGACAAAGACAATCCCATCATCCTGGACATCTTTGAGACCAACCAGACTGCTGGGGGCAATGAaactgccatgggcaaggaaaCCAGTGTGAGCAATGACACTGCTTGGGGCTACCAGGGCTCTGTGGGCAACAAAACCACAGGCAACGAAACTACTGCTCCACCCACCCCAGCCAACACGACTTCGGAAGAGAAAAAGTACAAGCTGGCAGTGAAGCTG TGCAGCCATCAGGGCTCTGACAACTGCACGTACAGGAACTTCACCAGCGCAGCGCAGGCAGTGACCGAGTGGTACATCCTGCAGTCCACCTCCATCCTCTCCAAGGTCCCGCTGCAGGAGAGGATCAGGATGGGCTACCAGGCAGAGGACATGATCCTGGCGTGTCTCTACGGGGCTGAACCCTGCAACTACAA GAATTTCACCCAAATCTACCACCCAGACCATGGTAACTGCTACATCTTTAACTGGGGCATGGATGAAGAGGCTTTGAATTCTTCCAACCCTGGGGCTGAGTTTG GGCTGAAGCTGATTCTGGACATCAGCCAGCAGGACTACATTCCCTACCTGTCCTCTGCTGCTGGGGCCAGGCTCATGCTGCATCAACAGAAGAGCTTCCCCTTCCTCAAGGATCAGGGCATCTACGCCATGGCTGGGACAGAAACCTCCATTGGAGTGCTGGTG GATGAGCTGGAGCGGATGGGTTATCCCTACAGCGACTGCACCATGAACGGCTCCGATGTCCCTGTCAAAAACCTCTACAGCCAATATAACACCTCCTACTCCATACAG gcctgcctgCGCTCCTGTTTCCAAAACCACATGGTCGAGATCTGTGGATGTGGGCACTATATGTTCCCTTTACCTGAAGGGGTGAGCTACTGCAATAACGAGGATAACCCGGGCTGGG CATATTGCTATTCCTCACTGCGATCCAGCATAAAACAGCGACAGATCTGCATTGACTCCTGTAAAGAAACATGCAA tgACACGCAGTACAAAATGACCATCTCCATGGCAGACTGGCCATCAGAAGCCTCTGAG GACTGGATTTTCCATATTCTGTCTTATGAAAGGGATATGTCAACAAATGTGACTCTGGACAG GAATGGGATCATCAAGCTGAACATTTACTTCCAGGAGTACAACTACCGCACCATCTCGGAGTCAGCTGCCACTACG ATCGTTTGGCTGCTGTCGAGCCTGGGAGGCCAGTTTGGGTTCTGGATGGGGGGCTCAGTGCTGTGCCTCATTGAGTTTGGGGAGATCATCATCGACTCACTGTGGATCACCATCATCAACGTGATCGGCTGGTGCAAAGGCCTGAAGCAGAGGCGGGCGCAGGCGCAGTACCCAGATGCTCCCCCAACGGTGTCAGAGCTGGTGGAGGCTCACACCAACCTGGGCTTCCAGCACGAGGCCACGGGGGCTCTGCCCAGGGACGAGGCGCTGCCCCCCGAGCCCGGCACCCCCCCACCCAACTACGACTCTCTGCGCATGCAGCCCCTCGACGTCCTCGGTCCCGACAGCGACGCAGAGACCGA CACTCTTggctgcagagatggggcacagcgtgtgctgcagctgtgccatACCATGGATCAGAGCCTTGCGATGGGACCAAAGCTACTTCTGACCTCTGAGGCTGCAGAATTTCCATCCCCAAACTACAATGGAAACAGCAAAAACTGA
- the SCNN1B gene encoding amiloride-sensitive sodium channel subunit beta isoform X2 yields MNLKKYLVRALHRLQKGPGYTYKELLVWYCDNTNTHGPKRIIKEGPKKKLIWFFLTLLFASLVFWQWGILINTYLSYNVTSSLSIGFKTMKFPAVTVCNANPFKYSEVKHLLKELDRLIEAALERILQPTPGNGSENISPPLDLELWNQIPLVLIDEHDKDNPIILDIFETNQTAGGNETAMGKETSVSNDTAWGYQGSVGNKTTGNETTAPPTPANTTSEEKKYKLAVKLCSHQGSDNCTYRNFTSAAQAVTEWYILQSTSILSKVPLQERIRMGYQAEDMILACLYGAEPCNYKNFTQIYHPDHGNCYIFNWGMDEEALNSSNPGAEFGLKLILDISQQDYIPYLSSAAGARLMLHQQKSFPFLKDQGIYAMAGTETSIGVLVDELERMGYPYSDCTMNGSDVPVKNLYSQYNTSYSIQACLRSCFQNHMVEICGCGHYMFPLPEGVSYCNNEDNPGWAYCYSSLRSSIKQRQICIDSCKETCNDTQYKMTISMADWPSEASEDWIFHILSYERDMSTNVTLDRNGIIKLNIYFQEYNYRTISESAATTIVWLLSSLGGQFGFWMGGSVLCLIEFGEIIIDSLWITIINVIGWCKGLKQRRAQAQYPDAPPTVSELVEAHTNLGFQHEATGALPRDEALPPEPGTPPPNYDSLRMQPLDVLGPDSDAETE; encoded by the exons ATGAACCTGAAGAAGTACCTGGTCCGGGCGCTGCATCGCCTGCAGAAGGGCCCTGGTTACACCtacaaggagctgctggtctGGTACTGCGACAACACCAACACCCACGGCCCCAAGCGCATCATCAAGGAGGGGCCGAAGAAGAAATTAATCTGGTTCTTCCTAACATTGCTCTTTGCATCCCTGGTGTTCTGGCAGTGGGGAATCCTCATCAACACCTACCTCTCCTACAATGTCACCTCGTCTCTCTCCATTGGCTTTAAGACCATGAAGTTCCCTGCAGTCACTGTCTGCAATGCCAACCCTTTCAA GTACTCAGAGGTgaagcacctgctgaaagagctggacAGGCTCATTGAGGCGGCGCTGGAGAGGATCCTGCAGCCCACGCCAGGGAACGGCAGTGAGAACATATCCCCCCCACTCGACTTGGAGCTCTGGAACCAGATCCCCCTGGTCCTCATTGATGAGCATGACAAAGACAATCCCATCATCCTGGACATCTTTGAGACCAACCAGACTGCTGGGGGCAATGAaactgccatgggcaaggaaaCCAGTGTGAGCAATGACACTGCTTGGGGCTACCAGGGCTCTGTGGGCAACAAAACCACAGGCAACGAAACTACTGCTCCACCCACCCCAGCCAACACGACTTCGGAAGAGAAAAAGTACAAGCTGGCAGTGAAGCTG TGCAGCCATCAGGGCTCTGACAACTGCACGTACAGGAACTTCACCAGCGCAGCGCAGGCAGTGACCGAGTGGTACATCCTGCAGTCCACCTCCATCCTCTCCAAGGTCCCGCTGCAGGAGAGGATCAGGATGGGCTACCAGGCAGAGGACATGATCCTGGCGTGTCTCTACGGGGCTGAACCCTGCAACTACAA GAATTTCACCCAAATCTACCACCCAGACCATGGTAACTGCTACATCTTTAACTGGGGCATGGATGAAGAGGCTTTGAATTCTTCCAACCCTGGGGCTGAGTTTG GGCTGAAGCTGATTCTGGACATCAGCCAGCAGGACTACATTCCCTACCTGTCCTCTGCTGCTGGGGCCAGGCTCATGCTGCATCAACAGAAGAGCTTCCCCTTCCTCAAGGATCAGGGCATCTACGCCATGGCTGGGACAGAAACCTCCATTGGAGTGCTGGTG GATGAGCTGGAGCGGATGGGTTATCCCTACAGCGACTGCACCATGAACGGCTCCGATGTCCCTGTCAAAAACCTCTACAGCCAATATAACACCTCCTACTCCATACAG gcctgcctgCGCTCCTGTTTCCAAAACCACATGGTCGAGATCTGTGGATGTGGGCACTATATGTTCCCTTTACCTGAAGGGGTGAGCTACTGCAATAACGAGGATAACCCGGGCTGGG CATATTGCTATTCCTCACTGCGATCCAGCATAAAACAGCGACAGATCTGCATTGACTCCTGTAAAGAAACATGCAA tgACACGCAGTACAAAATGACCATCTCCATGGCAGACTGGCCATCAGAAGCCTCTGAG GACTGGATTTTCCATATTCTGTCTTATGAAAGGGATATGTCAACAAATGTGACTCTGGACAG GAATGGGATCATCAAGCTGAACATTTACTTCCAGGAGTACAACTACCGCACCATCTCGGAGTCAGCTGCCACTACG ATCGTTTGGCTGCTGTCGAGCCTGGGAGGCCAGTTTGGGTTCTGGATGGGGGGCTCAGTGCTGTGCCTCATTGAGTTTGGGGAGATCATCATCGACTCACTGTGGATCACCATCATCAACGTGATCGGCTGGTGCAAAGGCCTGAAGCAGAGGCGGGCGCAGGCGCAGTACCCAGATGCTCCCCCAACGGTGTCAGAGCTGGTGGAGGCTCACACCAACCTGGGCTTCCAGCACGAGGCCACGGGGGCTCTGCCCAGGGACGAGGCGCTGCCCCCCGAGCCCGGCACCCCCCCACCCAACTACGACTCTCTGCGCATGCAGCCCCTCGACGTCCTCGGTCCCGACAGCGACGCAGAGACCGAGTGA